Proteins from a single region of Neomonachus schauinslandi chromosome 10, ASM220157v2, whole genome shotgun sequence:
- the DEFB125 gene encoding beta-defensin 125 gives MNLLMLTFIICGFLNLVTKAGWTVERCWKNNIGHCRKRCFHVERYKLLCMNKLTCCIPIKEDHGYTKTPPRLIPFEEEITTDINTWEFFSNSPASFLNDEFIPDSTKPTESLVTET, from the exons ATGAATCTCCTGATGCTGACCTTCATTATATGTGGGTTCCTAAATTTGGTGACCAAAG CTGGCTGGACAGTTGAAAGATGTTGGAAGAATAATATAGGACACTGCAGAAAACGATGCTTTCATGTTGAGAGGTACAAGCTTCTTTGTATGAACAAGCTAACATGCTGCATTCCCATAAAAGAAGATCACGGATACACTAAAACACCACCACGTCTTATACCCTTTGAAGAAGAGATAACTACTGATATTAATACttgggaatttttttcaaattccccTGCTTCTTTTTTGAATGATGAGTTCATACCTGATTCAACCAAACCCACAGAAAGCCTAGTAACTGAGACCTAA